In the genome of Hymenobacter taeanensis, one region contains:
- a CDS encoding LacI family DNA-binding transcriptional regulator produces the protein MNSVNLKRLAQELNLSIATVSRALQDSYEVSAQTKERVRALAAELNYEPNAYASSLRRNISKTIGVVIPEVNNHFFSLAINGIEEVARQSGYHVLIYLTHDDYEREVAITQYLMGGRVDGLLMSVASGSQEFSHLQKLYASKPAIVFFDRVCEAIHTANVTTNDYESGYLATQHLIEAGCTHIAHLLVSGNLSIGRMRMQGYQAALQAAGIPFDETLIIDGNGDDESNTELIKDLLRRRPEVNGIFASVERLVISSYQACQALGRAIPQDVKIIGFSNLGVASLLAPALTTITQPAYEIGKEAAKILLRAIEKKKAILPSQSIVLKSELFQRKSTEACG, from the coding sequence ATGAATTCAGTTAATTTAAAACGGCTTGCCCAAGAGCTTAACCTGTCTATTGCCACGGTATCCAGGGCGCTGCAAGACAGTTATGAGGTGTCGGCGCAAACGAAGGAGCGGGTGCGGGCGCTAGCGGCGGAACTGAATTATGAGCCGAACGCCTACGCCAGCAGTCTGCGCCGAAACATCAGTAAAACCATTGGCGTGGTTATTCCGGAAGTCAACAACCACTTCTTTTCGCTGGCCATCAATGGCATTGAGGAAGTAGCCCGCCAGAGCGGCTACCACGTATTAATTTATCTCACTCACGACGACTACGAGCGTGAAGTAGCTATTACGCAGTACCTGATGGGTGGGCGGGTAGATGGCCTGCTGATGTCGGTGGCCAGCGGCAGCCAGGAGTTTTCGCACTTGCAGAAGCTTTACGCCAGCAAGCCAGCCATTGTTTTTTTCGATCGGGTGTGCGAAGCCATACACACGGCTAATGTTACTACCAACGACTACGAAAGCGGCTACCTCGCTACCCAGCACCTGATTGAAGCCGGCTGCACGCATATTGCGCACTTGCTGGTATCGGGGAACCTCTCCATCGGGCGCATGCGGATGCAGGGGTACCAGGCGGCACTACAGGCCGCCGGCATCCCCTTTGATGAGACGCTCATAATAGACGGTAATGGAGATGATGAGAGCAATACCGAGCTCATCAAGGACCTGCTCCGCCGCCGCCCTGAAGTAAACGGCATATTTGCCTCCGTAGAGCGGCTGGTAATCAGTAGTTACCAAGCCTGCCAAGCCCTTGGCCGGGCTATTCCCCAAGACGTTAAAATTATTGGCTTCTCAAATCTGGGAGTGGCTTCGCTGCTGGCGCCTGCCCTCACCACCATTACGCAGCCGGCCTACGAGATAGGAAAGGAGGCGGCCAAGATTCTGCTGCGAGCCATTGAGAAGAAGAAAGCCATTCTGCCGAGCCAAAGCATAGTGCTGAAGTCTGAGCTGTTTCAGCGGAAGTCAACCGAGGCCTGCGGCTAG
- a CDS encoding cell division ATP-binding protein FtsE, producing MPTSSAPVIELHDAYIMQDVNTVLQKVSFTLEKGEFAYLVGRTGSGKSSLLKTLYADLPLPAGSGSVVGFPLPKLAGGEKVPYLRRKLGIIFQDFQLLFDRSVADNLLFVLNATGWKGKARKQQRISEVLMRVGLANSASKMPHQLSGGEQQRVVIARALLNEPLLLLADEPTGNLDPDVADSIMRLFVEINNSGTAVLMATHNYQIIRQYPKRVLKCEQGHLLDSVQTPFDLKIEF from the coding sequence ATGCCTACTTCGTCCGCCCCGGTTATTGAGCTGCACGACGCCTACATTATGCAGGACGTGAACACCGTGCTGCAAAAGGTCTCGTTTACGCTTGAAAAAGGCGAGTTTGCTTATCTGGTGGGTCGCACGGGCTCCGGCAAAAGCTCCTTGCTCAAAACGCTCTACGCTGATTTGCCTTTGCCCGCGGGCTCCGGTTCCGTAGTAGGTTTCCCGCTGCCTAAACTAGCCGGCGGTGAGAAAGTGCCGTATCTGCGTCGCAAGCTGGGTATCATATTTCAGGACTTTCAGCTGCTCTTTGACCGTTCCGTGGCCGACAACCTGCTGTTTGTGCTGAACGCAACCGGCTGGAAAGGTAAGGCGCGCAAGCAGCAGCGCATTTCCGAAGTGCTTATGCGCGTGGGCCTAGCTAACTCAGCCAGTAAAATGCCACACCAACTATCAGGCGGCGAGCAGCAGCGGGTAGTAATTGCCCGGGCGCTTCTAAACGAGCCATTGCTGCTGCTCGCCGACGAGCCGACCGGTAACCTGGACCCCGATGTGGCCGACAGCATCATGCGGTTGTTTGTGGAGATTAATAACTCCGGTACGGCCGTGCTCATGGCAACGCACAACTATCAAATCATCAGGCAGTACCCCAAGCGGGTGCTCAAGTGTGAGCAAGGTCATTTGCTTGATTCGGTGCAAACGCCTTTCGACCTGAAAATAGAATTCTAA
- a CDS encoding type 1 glutamine amidotransferase, whose product MQIHCFQHMPDEGPGHIATWAAARGHALHITSWYVPDVVAPDLTSADFLIVLGGAMGVHDEAECPWLRQEKAAIKQALSTGIPVLGLCLGSQLVAQQLGATVGRNAQPEVGFWPVQFTAEARRHPLFQHVPEFIPALHWHYDAFTLPPGAQLVAYSPPTNCQGFLWGERVVGLQFHPEADAEWCEAIVQAEGHLLEPAAFVQDAAAIRGQVTTLENSPAFLFPLLDGMLTTTAAALNYR is encoded by the coding sequence ATGCAGATTCATTGCTTTCAACATATGCCCGATGAGGGCCCGGGCCACATTGCCACCTGGGCTGCCGCGCGAGGCCATGCGCTGCACATTACCTCATGGTATGTGCCTGATGTTGTGGCACCAGATCTAACCAGCGCCGACTTTCTGATAGTGCTGGGCGGTGCCATGGGCGTGCACGACGAAGCAGAATGCCCGTGGCTGCGCCAGGAAAAGGCCGCCATCAAACAAGCCCTCAGCACAGGCATTCCGGTGCTGGGCCTCTGCCTTGGGTCGCAGTTGGTGGCGCAGCAGCTGGGCGCTACCGTGGGCCGTAACGCACAACCGGAGGTGGGCTTCTGGCCCGTGCAGTTTACCGCCGAGGCCCGCCGCCACCCATTGTTTCAGCACGTGCCAGAGTTTATTCCCGCACTACACTGGCACTATGATGCCTTTACCCTACCACCCGGGGCGCAGCTAGTGGCCTACTCGCCTCCCACCAATTGCCAGGGGTTTCTGTGGGGTGAGCGGGTAGTAGGCCTACAGTTCCACCCAGAGGCCGACGCCGAGTGGTGCGAGGCAATAGTGCAAGCCGAGGGGCACTTGCTGGAGCCTGCAGCTTTCGTGCAGGATGCGGCGGCTATCAGAGGGCAAGTGACTACTTTGGAAAACAGCCCCGCATTTCTGTTTCCGCTGCTGGATGGGATGCTGACTACTACTGCTGCTGCTCTAAACTACCGCTAG
- the fsa gene encoding fructose-6-phosphate aldolase: MKFFLDTANLAEIQEAVELGVLDGVTTNPSLMAKEGIKGLDAVMSHYRQICEIVDGDVSAEVIATEFDEIIREGEALAELHPNIVVKVPMIKAGVKAIKYFSEKGIKTNCTLIFSAGQALLAAKAGATYVSPFVGRLDDIGQDGLQLVQQIVDIFSNYGYPTQVLAASVRHVPHLLQCAELGADVVTCPLSVINGLLNHPLTDKGLATFLADHKKVNS, encoded by the coding sequence ATGAAATTCTTTCTCGATACTGCCAACCTTGCCGAAATTCAGGAAGCCGTAGAACTCGGTGTGCTCGATGGGGTAACCACTAATCCTTCGCTGATGGCTAAGGAAGGCATCAAAGGCCTTGATGCCGTTATGAGCCATTACCGTCAGATCTGCGAGATTGTTGATGGTGATGTATCAGCGGAAGTAATTGCCACGGAATTCGATGAAATCATTCGGGAGGGAGAAGCCCTGGCCGAGCTGCACCCCAACATTGTGGTGAAGGTGCCCATGATTAAGGCCGGAGTAAAGGCTATCAAGTACTTCTCCGAAAAGGGTATCAAAACCAATTGTACTCTCATTTTTTCGGCGGGGCAGGCCCTATTGGCGGCTAAGGCAGGTGCTACGTATGTATCGCCCTTCGTAGGCCGGCTTGATGATATTGGGCAGGATGGCTTGCAGCTGGTACAGCAAATTGTCGACATCTTCTCCAATTACGGCTACCCTACGCAAGTGCTGGCGGCTTCGGTGCGGCACGTGCCGCACCTGCTGCAGTGCGCTGAGCTGGGCGCCGATGTGGTGACGTGCCCGCTGAGCGTAATCAACGGCCTGCTGAACCACCCCCTGACCGACAAAGGTTTGGCTACTTTCCTAGCCGATCATAAAAAGGTTAATAGCTAA
- a CDS encoding fructose-6-phosphate aldolase, translated as MYIIKVKGKAKIPDYIQLRDENFVLIAYFRADRPLKDLHRYGLENKETELAGVISGLEFGKLQKLEI; from the coding sequence ATGTATATCATCAAAGTAAAAGGCAAGGCCAAGATTCCGGATTATATACAACTGCGCGATGAAAACTTCGTGCTAATTGCTTACTTCCGTGCCGACCGCCCCCTGAAGGATTTGCATCGGTACGGGTTAGAGAACAAAGAAACCGAACTGGCAGGCGTAATATCAGGCCTGGAGTTTGGTAAGCTGCAGAAGTTAGAAATCTAA
- a CDS encoding sialate O-acetylesterase: MIYKALVFLLLLTALAPQVQAQNLQPVVRKLQAPPARKEKFQLYLLVGQSNMAGRGQVEAQDTATNPRVLRLNKAGQWELAQDPLHFDKPTAGVGPGLTFGRDMAALDPSVVVGLIPCAVGGSGIDVWQPGAYFPDTQVKPYDEALDRARLAMQQGRLAGIIWHQGETDCTPEKSAAYQQKLRDMIARFRQDLQAPTVPFVAGQLPAFQFTTPGPKGKPQPSPDLTRINRALVQLKHDVGHYEYISTEGTHDRGDQLHFDAAAARLLGHRYAQAMRKLQQSGRSRSH; this comes from the coding sequence ATGATTTACAAAGCACTTGTATTCTTGCTGTTGTTAACCGCACTGGCGCCCCAGGTACAAGCTCAGAACCTGCAGCCGGTAGTCCGTAAACTGCAAGCACCGCCCGCGCGCAAGGAGAAGTTTCAGCTGTACCTGCTGGTAGGCCAGTCGAATATGGCGGGGCGGGGCCAGGTAGAAGCTCAGGATACCGCCACCAACCCACGAGTGCTGCGCCTGAACAAGGCCGGGCAGTGGGAACTCGCCCAAGACCCGCTCCATTTTGATAAGCCTACGGCGGGCGTAGGCCCGGGCCTGACTTTTGGGCGCGATATGGCGGCCCTGGACCCCAGCGTAGTGGTTGGGCTGATTCCGTGTGCTGTGGGCGGCTCGGGCATTGATGTGTGGCAGCCGGGCGCCTACTTCCCCGATACCCAGGTTAAGCCCTATGATGAAGCATTAGACCGCGCCCGGCTGGCCATGCAGCAGGGTAGGCTGGCCGGCATTATCTGGCACCAGGGCGAAACGGATTGTACTCCGGAGAAGAGCGCAGCCTACCAGCAGAAGCTGCGAGACATGATTGCTCGCTTCCGCCAAGATTTACAGGCACCAACGGTGCCTTTTGTGGCCGGCCAGTTGCCAGCATTTCAGTTTACCACACCTGGTCCCAAGGGCAAACCACAACCCAGCCCCGACCTGACGCGCATTAATCGGGCGCTGGTGCAGCTCAAGCACGACGTAGGCCACTACGAGTACATCAGCACCGAAGGCACCCACGACCGCGGCGACCAACTGCACTTTGACGCCGCCGCCGCCCGCTTACTAGGCCACCGTTACGCGCAGGCCATGCGCAAGCTGCAACAGTCTGGGCGCTCCCGCTCGCACTAA
- a CDS encoding glycoside hydrolase family 2 protein → MASHPLLKPLLIVLLLVGGVMGHTLRAQSTLLQNAPARRVLSLNGSWNYIIDPYENGFYDYRREAFDQSKSGKGGYYDNAKPSSTQEPELIEYDFDKSAALQVPGDWNSQDPKLLYYEGTIWYKKSFHLAPKAGQRYFLYFGAINYEAHIYLNGKKLGMHKGGFTPIQYDITDQLSPSGDNFVVVKADNTRRPNEVPTINTDWWNYGGITRDVFIAETPATYISDYKVQLAKNDANTLAGYVQLSGPNRANQAVTLTIEEAGIKQTLKTDGEGRVAFRLPAKKLMRWSPQNPKLYAVRLSSGPDAVQDRIGFRTIQTRGADVLLNGQSIFMRGISIHDENPLIPGRARGEGDLRMLLTWAKELGCNYVRLAHYPHNEIMLKLADEMGLLVWAEVPVYWTIAWENPDTYQNAEAQLTDLISMGKNRASVVVWSVGNETPLGEPRLKFMSSLAQKARALDDTRLISAALELHRTPDNVIHVDDPLGEYLDLTSINEYAGWYWGGSPSEITKYTFDIKYNKPVTISEFGGDALAGYHGDANTRWSEEYQEALYVNQLKMLSTIKNLRGMTPWILADFRATRRQHPVYQNGFNRKGLISSTGTKKKAFFVLQEYYRQMAQKYDRK, encoded by the coding sequence ATGGCCTCCCACCCTCTGCTAAAACCTCTTCTCATTGTGTTGCTGCTGGTTGGCGGCGTGATGGGACATACACTGCGCGCCCAATCCACTTTGCTACAGAATGCCCCAGCCCGCCGCGTACTTAGCCTTAATGGCAGCTGGAACTACATCATCGACCCCTACGAAAACGGCTTTTATGATTACCGCCGCGAAGCCTTCGACCAGTCGAAGTCGGGTAAGGGTGGCTACTACGATAACGCTAAGCCTAGCAGCACGCAGGAGCCAGAACTGATTGAGTACGACTTCGACAAATCGGCGGCGCTGCAGGTACCCGGCGACTGGAACTCTCAGGACCCCAAGCTGCTCTACTATGAGGGCACCATCTGGTACAAGAAGAGCTTCCACCTGGCTCCCAAGGCCGGACAGCGGTACTTCCTCTACTTCGGGGCTATTAACTACGAGGCCCATATATACCTGAACGGTAAAAAGCTAGGCATGCACAAGGGCGGCTTCACGCCCATTCAGTACGATATTACCGACCAGCTCAGTCCCAGCGGCGACAACTTTGTGGTGGTGAAGGCCGATAACACACGCCGCCCCAACGAGGTGCCCACTATTAACACCGACTGGTGGAATTACGGCGGCATCACGCGCGACGTATTTATTGCCGAAACTCCTGCTACCTACATCAGCGACTATAAAGTACAGCTGGCCAAGAATGATGCGAATACGCTGGCGGGCTACGTGCAGCTCAGCGGCCCTAACCGCGCAAACCAAGCGGTAACGCTCACTATCGAGGAAGCGGGCATCAAGCAAACCCTGAAAACAGACGGTGAAGGCCGCGTTGCCTTCCGGCTACCGGCAAAAAAGCTGATGCGCTGGTCGCCGCAGAACCCGAAGCTGTATGCCGTGCGGCTCAGCAGCGGCCCCGACGCGGTGCAGGACCGTATTGGGTTCCGCACCATCCAAACGCGCGGAGCCGATGTGTTGCTGAATGGGCAGAGCATTTTTATGCGCGGCATTTCCATCCACGACGAAAACCCGCTAATTCCGGGCCGGGCCCGGGGTGAAGGCGATTTGCGCATGCTCCTGACCTGGGCTAAAGAACTGGGCTGCAACTACGTGCGGCTAGCTCACTATCCGCACAACGAAATCATGCTCAAGCTAGCCGATGAAATGGGCCTGCTAGTGTGGGCTGAGGTGCCCGTGTACTGGACCATTGCCTGGGAAAACCCAGATACGTACCAAAACGCCGAAGCCCAGCTCACCGACCTGATTTCTATGGGGAAGAACCGCGCCAGCGTTGTGGTATGGTCAGTGGGCAATGAGACCCCGCTGGGTGAGCCCCGCCTCAAGTTTATGAGCAGCCTGGCCCAGAAAGCCCGCGCCCTCGATGATACCCGCCTGATTTCGGCGGCTCTGGAGCTCCACCGCACCCCCGATAACGTGATTCACGTGGATGACCCCTTGGGCGAATATCTGGACCTGACCAGCATCAATGAGTACGCAGGCTGGTATTGGGGTGGCAGCCCGAGTGAAATCACCAAGTACACCTTCGATATCAAGTACAACAAGCCCGTAACCATCAGTGAGTTTGGGGGTGATGCGCTGGCCGGCTACCACGGCGACGCCAACACCCGCTGGAGCGAGGAGTATCAGGAGGCGCTGTATGTAAACCAACTGAAGATGCTGAGCACCATAAAAAACCTGCGCGGCATGACCCCCTGGATTCTGGCCGACTTCCGGGCCACGCGCCGCCAGCACCCCGTATACCAAAACGGCTTTAACCGCAAGGGCCTGATTTCAAGCACAGGCACCAAGAAAAAAGCCTTCTTTGTACTGCAGGAATATTACCGGCAGATGGCCCAGAAGTACGACAGAAAATAA
- a CDS encoding AsmA-like C-terminal region-containing protein: MKRPSLRQFLALLALGLLLVVGVIAYIVGTGWGQRKITRMARERIARNSELVLAPFEVEFSWLRDFPHITASLSHLSLTDTAFKQAVPVLRINRADVRLQASELLRGRVVINQVTVHGVDFRQLTDTLGRTWSLHGKGPHRSAAFSPPDFLLNSLRIYNMRVTDRNDLQHSGFSAFVREGQLSVQGRQGVGHVRGTLQGQLEFLRSGRGNLFEQEPIMAWVRYQYDFRQRQGTFQHTRATLNGDTVLIDGTHQAAAPGQRRGTTLNLRFQGQQPLVEVLHVALPTSLHRYLSGAVSASHAHIDYAIRGLSGPSARPRTVLRFNLQNAQMRWPGTTRQIRRWDARGVFDNGPEHTSQSTSLTLEQCRLYSTAGELLANIKVANFTRPVLTGHVQGRTELQTLATVVVPDLWHARSGQAALNIDLNGPLPEIPERAARRASYRSTLPPLAVRGTVTLQNASFTVPSRQADMTGLNVRVRLLDSVWMLENLSGRLNGMQVQANATTTSLLAYFTGQQPTTTIKGTFAVDALYLDRLRRLLAPPTPSVGQVPARPRRGNAGRKQEIAARAMNLFPPGLRLNIGLRCQRLVLKSDTLHGLAATVRHDGHQVQLSNLRVRVWGGQVQGAISWPTDTVRAQPVAARLALRFTTLNYQRVLALLARPPRRSASAQSSPDASLQDMLRDANGQVEATINTVLLPAGENLTNLRLRLNKNGRNFRVPYLTFGTSAGGTGRVSASARLTGSELQGAQATIRLHYQMLDIQRLFQLLAALTPPSKKAAASMPKAPGDISPLLDGTVTAGVQVTADYIAYSSLKGSNFKLRSKLSEGWATLEECSLKTFGGSMALRGKVQMDAEQGALHPLHAQVRLQEINLPELFELASALRFDVMGPENIRGAMYCEADLHTTLDAAFLPLLAQTHAYLKTDLRNLELLDVTALQQALKFLREKRTSHLYFEPVSPQFVLDGNRLLIPGLPLNSNLTDMAVSGEYHLDGRANLYVGLSPMQTLFGNNQKRIERIKSGEAAERRSRGLIYLSLRRTPGSKYKVGLFKKQEQREQQTRLRQEFKRLLLQQPLDTTLHLLR; the protein is encoded by the coding sequence ATGAAACGCCCTTCTCTCCGTCAGTTCCTGGCCTTACTTGCGCTGGGCCTGCTGCTGGTGGTTGGGGTAATAGCCTATATAGTAGGCACAGGCTGGGGGCAGCGAAAAATTACCCGCATGGCCCGGGAGCGAATTGCCCGGAACTCGGAGCTAGTGTTAGCGCCCTTTGAAGTGGAGTTTTCCTGGCTGCGCGACTTCCCCCATATTACTGCCTCGCTTAGTCACCTTAGCCTTACTGATACCGCGTTTAAGCAGGCAGTACCAGTGCTGCGCATTAACCGCGCCGATGTACGCCTGCAGGCCAGCGAATTGCTCCGTGGGCGCGTAGTAATCAACCAGGTAACCGTGCACGGAGTAGACTTTCGGCAGCTAACCGATACGCTGGGCCGCACCTGGAGCCTGCACGGCAAGGGGCCCCACCGGTCCGCGGCCTTCTCCCCTCCCGACTTCCTCCTGAATTCTCTGCGCATCTATAACATGCGCGTGACCGACCGGAATGATTTACAGCACAGCGGGTTTTCTGCCTTCGTGCGCGAAGGGCAGCTTTCGGTGCAGGGCCGCCAGGGCGTAGGCCACGTGCGGGGCACCCTACAAGGGCAACTGGAGTTCTTGCGCAGTGGCCGCGGCAATTTGTTTGAGCAGGAGCCTATTATGGCGTGGGTGCGTTACCAATACGATTTCCGCCAGCGCCAAGGCACTTTTCAGCACACCCGAGCTACTCTCAACGGCGACACCGTACTTATTGACGGCACCCACCAGGCGGCGGCTCCTGGTCAGCGGCGGGGCACCACCCTCAACCTGCGTTTTCAAGGGCAGCAGCCCCTGGTAGAAGTGTTGCATGTGGCATTGCCCACCAGCCTGCACCGGTACCTGAGCGGTGCCGTTAGTGCCAGTCATGCGCACATTGATTACGCCATTCGGGGCCTGAGTGGCCCTTCGGCCCGGCCCCGCACCGTGTTGCGGTTCAACCTCCAGAATGCCCAAATGCGCTGGCCCGGCACCACCCGGCAAATCAGGCGCTGGGATGCCCGCGGCGTTTTTGATAATGGCCCAGAACACACTTCCCAATCTACTTCCCTCACGCTTGAGCAATGCCGGCTGTACTCTACCGCCGGTGAGCTGCTGGCTAATATTAAGGTAGCCAACTTCACTCGCCCGGTGCTAACGGGGCACGTGCAAGGGCGCACCGAGCTGCAAACCCTGGCTACCGTGGTAGTGCCGGATTTGTGGCATGCGCGCTCAGGGCAGGCCGCCTTAAACATTGACCTGAACGGCCCGCTGCCAGAAATTCCGGAGCGCGCTGCCCGCCGGGCCAGCTACCGAAGCACCCTCCCCCCGCTGGCCGTGCGGGGCACCGTCACTCTCCAAAATGCCTCCTTTACCGTACCCAGCCGCCAGGCTGACATGACTGGGCTAAACGTGCGCGTGCGCCTGCTTGATAGTGTTTGGATGCTGGAAAACCTGAGCGGCCGACTCAATGGCATGCAGGTGCAGGCCAATGCTACCACTACTTCTTTACTGGCCTACTTCACGGGGCAGCAGCCAACAACCACTATTAAAGGCACCTTTGCCGTTGATGCGCTTTATCTTGACCGCCTGCGGCGGCTTTTGGCTCCGCCAACCCCATCGGTAGGCCAGGTACCCGCCCGGCCCCGGCGTGGGAATGCGGGTCGTAAGCAAGAAATAGCAGCCCGGGCCATGAATTTATTCCCGCCAGGCCTGCGGCTGAACATTGGGCTACGCTGCCAACGCCTGGTGTTGAAGTCTGATACACTGCATGGTCTGGCCGCCACAGTTCGCCATGATGGGCACCAGGTGCAGCTTTCAAACCTGCGGGTGCGGGTGTGGGGTGGGCAGGTGCAGGGCGCTATCAGCTGGCCTACTGACACGGTGCGGGCCCAGCCGGTAGCGGCCCGGTTGGCCCTCAGGTTCACTACCCTCAACTACCAGCGGGTGCTGGCGCTGCTGGCCCGCCCGCCGCGCCGCTCAGCTTCTGCTCAGTCCTCCCCCGATGCCAGCCTGCAGGATATGCTCCGGGATGCGAATGGGCAGGTAGAAGCCACCATTAACACCGTGCTGCTGCCCGCTGGCGAGAACCTGACCAATCTGCGGTTACGCCTAAACAAAAACGGCCGCAACTTCAGAGTCCCGTACCTAACGTTTGGTACCAGTGCCGGGGGTACCGGCCGCGTGAGTGCCTCGGCGAGGCTCACTGGATCTGAGCTGCAAGGTGCGCAGGCTACAATTCGGCTGCATTACCAAATGCTGGACATACAGCGCTTGTTTCAGCTGTTGGCCGCGCTAACGCCTCCATCTAAAAAGGCGGCCGCCTCTATGCCTAAGGCTCCCGGAGACATATCTCCGTTACTGGATGGCACCGTTACGGCCGGCGTGCAGGTTACCGCCGACTACATTGCCTATTCCAGCCTGAAGGGTAGCAACTTTAAACTGCGCAGCAAGCTTTCTGAGGGCTGGGCCACGCTTGAGGAATGCTCCTTGAAAACGTTTGGGGGCTCTATGGCCTTGCGCGGCAAGGTACAGATGGACGCTGAGCAGGGCGCCCTGCATCCCTTGCACGCTCAGGTAAGGCTACAGGAAATCAATTTACCCGAGCTGTTCGAGCTGGCGTCAGCCCTGCGCTTTGATGTAATGGGGCCCGAAAACATACGGGGGGCTATGTACTGCGAAGCCGACCTCCATACCACCCTTGATGCTGCCTTCCTGCCCTTGCTGGCACAAACGCACGCCTACTTAAAAACCGACCTGCGCAATCTGGAGCTCCTGGATGTCACTGCTTTGCAACAGGCCCTCAAATTTCTGCGCGAGAAGCGTACCAGCCACCTCTATTTTGAGCCCGTAAGCCCGCAATTTGTGCTTGATGGCAACCGGCTTCTGATTCCTGGCCTGCCCCTCAACAGCAACCTAACGGATATGGCCGTGAGTGGCGAATACCACCTCGATGGCCGCGCGAACCTATATGTAGGCCTCAGCCCCATGCAAACGCTATTTGGTAACAACCAAAAGCGGATTGAGCGCATCAAGAGTGGCGAGGCCGCCGAGCGGCGCAGCCGCGGCCTGATATACCTGAGCCTACGCCGCACTCCGGGCAGCAAATACAAGGTAGGCCTGTTTAAGAAGCAAGAACAACGCGAGCAGCAAACCCGCCTGCGGCAAGAGTTTAAACGGCTCCTGCTACAGCAGCCCCTCGATACCACGCTGCACTTATTGCGGTAG
- a CDS encoding carboxypeptidase-like regulatory domain-containing protein, with amino-acid sequence MKTLTGTVFSDMGEPLAGATVSVVGDKNNSITTNSVGGYVLRTSSTPPVLRITYAGYKDLEQTVSTTQPTSFTLEAVANYKRDLKKRSKAAEKAYRN; translated from the coding sequence GTGAAAACTCTAACCGGAACTGTGTTTAGTGATATGGGCGAGCCGCTGGCCGGGGCTACAGTTTCGGTGGTGGGAGATAAAAATAATTCTATAACCACCAATTCCGTAGGGGGCTACGTTTTGCGCACAAGCAGTACGCCGCCGGTGTTGCGCATCACCTACGCCGGCTACAAAGACCTGGAGCAGACGGTGAGTACCACGCAGCCTACCTCTTTTACGCTGGAAGCCGTAGCCAACTACAAGCGGGATCTTAAAAAGCGCAGTAAAGCAGCAGAGAAAGCCTATCGGAACTAG
- a CDS encoding LacI family DNA-binding transcriptional regulator, with protein sequence MADLARELGVSMTTISRALSDHYSIGPAMKQKVLKLAKKYNYQPNRLASALRKGKSQLLGIVVPYIEGRFFPSVVHGIESAASKAGYNVIICQSNEDVAQERRNLDILLSAQVAGVLVSLSRTTHDFRHFEKLRSRGMPLVFFDRIVEGDNVNAVVLDDQEGGYVSTRHLIEQGCRRIAHIAGPQHLNIYKNRRQGYLDALREAGLPEDEGLIAYTDMVQSQAVDAMRELLASPNPPDGVFAAGDYGALGALQEVQRHGLRVPQDVAIAGFSNETFTVVTEPALTTIDQRCEEMGQAAVRLLLELIEADGRPFAPRQVALRPELLVRNSSARNASELSRLVRHPEGERLVGVTAAHKLA encoded by the coding sequence ATGGCCGACCTGGCTCGGGAGCTAGGCGTATCAATGACTACTATTTCGCGGGCGCTGAGTGACCATTACAGCATTGGCCCGGCAATGAAGCAAAAGGTGCTCAAGCTGGCCAAGAAGTATAATTACCAGCCCAATCGTTTGGCCTCAGCCCTGCGCAAGGGTAAGAGCCAACTGCTGGGCATTGTGGTGCCTTATATTGAAGGCCGTTTCTTTCCGTCGGTAGTGCATGGCATCGAGTCGGCTGCCAGCAAGGCGGGCTACAACGTGATTATCTGTCAATCAAATGAAGATGTGGCCCAGGAGCGCCGCAACCTCGATATTCTGTTGAGTGCTCAGGTAGCGGGCGTTCTAGTGTCTTTATCCCGCACAACCCACGATTTTCGGCATTTTGAGAAGCTGCGCAGCCGTGGTATGCCGTTGGTGTTCTTCGACCGGATTGTGGAGGGCGACAACGTAAACGCCGTAGTGCTCGACGACCAGGAGGGAGGCTATGTTTCTACCCGCCACCTCATTGAGCAGGGCTGCCGCCGTATAGCTCACATTGCGGGGCCGCAGCACCTCAACATTTATAAAAACCGGCGCCAGGGCTACCTCGATGCACTGCGCGAAGCGGGCCTACCCGAAGACGAGGGCCTGATTGCATACACTGATATGGTCCAGAGCCAGGCAGTAGACGCCATGCGCGAGTTGCTGGCCTCTCCCAATCCTCCGGATGGCGTATTTGCCGCCGGCGACTATGGCGCGCTGGGAGCCCTGCAGGAAGTACAGCGCCACGGGTTGCGAGTGCCGCAAGATGTTGCCATTGCCGGTTTCAGTAACGAAACCTTCACCGTGGTTACGGAGCCAGCACTCACTACTATTGATCAGCGGTGCGAGGAAATGGGGCAGGCCGCGGTGCGGTTACTGCTGGAGCTGATTGAAGCCGATGGTCGGCCGTTTGCACCCCGCCAAGTGGCACTACGCCCCGAGCTGTTAGTGCGAAATTCCTCGGCGCGTAATGCATCTGAGCTGAGCCGGCTGGTGCGCCACCCAGAAGGGGAGCGTTTGGTAGGAGTTACTGCCGCTCATAAGCTTGCGTGA